One uncultured Flavobacterium sp. genomic window carries:
- a CDS encoding thioredoxin family protein, with product MKKIFLITLFLVGAFVTQAQELKWYTDVKEAITVSNKENKPMLMFFTGSDWCGWCIRLQNEVLKTAEFKKWATDNVILVELDYPRSVPQTPELKSQNNELQQAFGIQGFPTVYFTSAESKDGKINFKGLGKTGYVAGGPSAWLAVAEGIVHPKKS from the coding sequence ATGAAAAAAATATTTTTAATAACATTGTTTTTAGTAGGTGCATTTGTAACTCAGGCACAAGAGTTGAAATGGTATACTGATGTAAAGGAAGCAATTACTGTAAGTAATAAAGAAAACAAACCAATGTTGATGTTTTTTACCGGGAGTGATTGGTGTGGATGGTGTATTCGTTTGCAGAATGAAGTTTTGAAAACTGCGGAGTTTAAAAAATGGGCTACTGATAATGTTATTTTGGTTGAGTTGGATTATCCTAGAAGTGTGCCTCAGACTCCGGAACTTAAAAGTCAAAATAATGAATTACAGCAAGCTTTTGGGATTCAGGGTTTTCCAACGGTGTATTTTACAAGTGCTGAATCAAAAGATGGAAAGATCAATTTTAAGGGTTTAGGAAAAACCGGTTACGTTGCTGGCGGTCCATCTGCTTGGTTAGCAGTTGCAGAAGGAATTGTACATCCTAAGAAGTCTTAA
- a CDS encoding carboxy terminal-processing peptidase has product MNAIIKFMKRNYKILIAVLCLSLTLFAFKINAEKTVDPDPNRDKTLLELLAFVIEKGHYSPAEINDEFSKGIFKDYIDALDPSKRFFLQSDIDEFKQYELQLDDQFLNKDLTFFNLTYTRLMKRMEESKKRYKTILAQPFNYNVDETFNADYEHIPYAKNLTEINERWRKQIKLSTLSSLVAKEKLEEDKKKKDPAYKEKSFETLEKETRDSSLKSLDDNFSLIKDLNKEDWFSVYVNSIMTRFDPHTSYFAPEEKDRFDVNISGKLEGIGARLTKKNDFTQIDELISGGPAWKGKELEAGDLILKVAQGNEEAVDVVGMRLDDVVKKIKGHKGTEVKLTVKKVDGTIKVISIIRDVVEIEETYAKSSIVERNGLKYGVIYLPKFYIDFENKDGRDAGKDIAVEVERLKKEDINGIVLDVRDDGGGSLSTVVDIAGLFIEEGPIVQVKSAGKKKEVLYDKDKKIEWDGPLVIMVNSFSASASEILAAAIQDYKRGVIIGSKQTYGKGTVQNVLDLNQFVRNANYGDLGALKITGQKFYRINGGSTQLEGVHSDVVMPDRYAYLKMGERDIDNAMPWDKIDPADYSTWASNENFAKAIDNSKNRIAQNAQFKLIEDNAKWIDVKNKENTYSLNITSFKATQEQVENEGKKYKPISDYKNSLVFKSLPYEELEMKNDATLKEKRDAWHQALSKDVYVEEALNVLDDLQSKSYAKNTVTPKMKKDKIVKS; this is encoded by the coding sequence ATGAATGCTATTATTAAGTTTATGAAAAGAAATTATAAAATACTTATAGCCGTATTATGCTTGTCATTGACCTTGTTTGCTTTTAAAATTAATGCAGAGAAGACGGTAGATCCGGACCCAAATAGAGATAAAACGCTTTTAGAATTGCTTGCTTTTGTTATTGAAAAAGGACATTACAGCCCTGCAGAAATAAATGATGAGTTTTCAAAAGGAATATTTAAAGATTATATCGATGCATTGGATCCTTCAAAAAGATTCTTCCTTCAATCAGATATCGATGAATTCAAACAATATGAATTGCAGTTAGACGATCAGTTTTTGAATAAAGATTTGACGTTTTTCAATCTTACTTATACAAGATTGATGAAACGTATGGAAGAAAGCAAAAAACGTTATAAGACTATTTTAGCACAGCCTTTCAACTATAATGTTGATGAGACTTTTAATGCAGATTATGAGCATATTCCGTATGCAAAAAACCTGACTGAAATTAACGAAAGATGGAGAAAACAAATCAAATTGTCGACTCTTTCCTCGCTTGTTGCTAAAGAAAAATTAGAAGAGGATAAAAAGAAAAAAGATCCTGCTTATAAAGAAAAATCATTTGAAACTTTAGAGAAAGAAACTCGTGACAGTTCTTTAAAATCATTAGATGATAATTTCAGTCTAATTAAAGATTTAAATAAAGAAGATTGGTTTTCTGTTTATGTAAACTCGATCATGACTCGTTTCGACCCTCACACAAGCTATTTTGCACCTGAAGAAAAAGATCGTTTTGATGTTAATATCAGTGGTAAACTTGAAGGTATCGGAGCAAGATTAACTAAGAAAAACGATTTTACTCAAATTGATGAATTGATTTCAGGAGGTCCTGCATGGAAAGGAAAAGAACTTGAGGCCGGAGATTTAATTTTGAAAGTAGCACAAGGAAATGAAGAGGCTGTTGATGTCGTAGGAATGCGTTTGGATGATGTTGTGAAAAAAATCAAAGGTCACAAAGGAACCGAAGTAAAACTTACAGTTAAAAAAGTTGACGGAACGATTAAAGTGATTTCGATTATCAGAGATGTTGTTGAGATCGAAGAAACTTATGCTAAATCTAGTATTGTAGAAAGAAACGGGTTGAAATACGGAGTAATTTACCTGCCTAAATTCTACATTGATTTTGAAAATAAAGACGGTCGTGATGCGGGAAAAGATATTGCTGTTGAAGTTGAAAGACTGAAAAAAGAAGACATAAACGGTATCGTACTAGATGTACGTGATGATGGAGGTGGATCTCTATCGACAGTTGTTGATATTGCAGGTTTATTTATTGAAGAAGGACCAATTGTTCAGGTGAAATCAGCCGGGAAAAAGAAAGAGGTTTTATACGATAAAGATAAAAAAATCGAGTGGGACGGACCGTTAGTAATTATGGTTAATAGTTTCTCAGCATCTGCATCAGAGATTTTAGCTGCTGCAATTCAGGATTACAAACGTGGTGTGATCATTGGTAGTAAACAAACTTATGGTAAAGGAACTGTACAAAATGTACTTGATTTAAACCAATTTGTACGTAATGCAAATTATGGAGATCTAGGTGCCTTGAAAATTACCGGACAAAAGTTTTACAGAATAAATGGTGGTTCTACACAGTTAGAAGGTGTTCATAGTGATGTTGTTATGCCGGATCGTTATGCTTATTTAAAAATGGGTGAGCGCGATATTGACAATGCAATGCCTTGGGATAAAATCGATCCTGCTGATTATAGCACTTGGGCTTCAAACGAAAACTTTGCAAAAGCAATTGATAATAGTAAAAACAGAATCGCTCAAAATGCTCAATTCAAATTGATTGAAGACAACGCAAAATGGATCGATGTTAAAAATAAAGAGAATACTTATAGCTTGAATATCACTAGCTTTAAAGCTACTCAGGAACAAGTTGAAAATGAAGGTAAAAAATACAAACCTATTTCAGATTACAAAAATAGTTTAGTTTTTAAATCATTGCCTTACGAAGAACTTGAAATGAAAAATGATGCTACATTAAAAGAAAAAAGAGATGCCTGGCATCAAGCTTTATCTAAAGACGTTTATGTAGAAGAGGCTTTAAATGTTTTAGATGATTTACAATCTAAGAGTTATGCGAAAAATACTGTTACTCCTAAAATGAAAAAGGATAAAATAGTAAAATCTTAG
- a CDS encoding DNA/RNA non-specific endonuclease translates to MKNYIVLGLISFVFLSCKKENNNQKELMEQEPQTSFVANHSNSDSLYTIAYLPTSTTKQIVKHKYYTLSYNEKYEQAEWVAYELKKEYLKNGDYKRPYFIEDPKVTTGSADWRNYKKSGYDKGHLCPAGDMEFDKNAYSDTFYTSNISPQKHDFNSGIWNRLEQKTRYWAGKYNDIYVVTGGILKDSDKKIGTENVSVPKYFYKIVLAKSGKEHKAIAFLVPNEDSDKSIYDFEVPIETLEKMTGIDFFPNLKNLKSSKGF, encoded by the coding sequence ATGAAGAATTATATTGTTTTAGGTTTGATAAGTTTTGTGTTTTTGTCTTGTAAAAAAGAAAACAATAATCAAAAAGAGTTAATGGAACAAGAACCACAAACTTCTTTTGTTGCCAATCACAGTAATTCTGATTCTTTGTATACGATTGCTTATTTGCCAACTTCGACAACAAAACAAATTGTAAAACATAAATATTATACACTTTCTTATAATGAGAAATATGAGCAGGCCGAATGGGTTGCCTATGAATTAAAGAAAGAATATCTGAAAAACGGAGATTATAAACGTCCATATTTTATTGAAGACCCTAAAGTAACAACAGGTTCTGCAGATTGGAGAAACTATAAAAAATCAGGTTATGATAAAGGACATCTTTGTCCTGCCGGTGACATGGAGTTTGATAAGAATGCTTATAGCGATACTTTTTATACCTCGAATATTTCTCCTCAAAAACACGATTTCAATAGCGGAATCTGGAACAGATTAGAACAAAAGACACGTTATTGGGCAGGAAAATACAATGATATTTATGTAGTAACTGGTGGAATTTTGAAAGATTCGGACAAAAAAATAGGGACAGAAAATGTTTCTGTTCCTAAATATTTTTATAAAATTGTCTTAGCAAAATCAGGAAAAGAACACAAAGCAATTGCTTTTCTGGTTCCTAATGAAGACAGCGACAAGTCAATTTATGATTTTGAAGTTCCTATTGAAACTTTAGAGAAAATGACCGGAATTGACTTCTTTCCGAATTTGAAAAACTTAAAAAGCAGTAAGGGTTTTTAA
- a CDS encoding C40 family peptidase gives MKKILIFLLLTIVFTSCKSTSTAVGKNEPKKENRYTVNKLIEKAEDNIGVRYKAGGTTKSGFDCSGLVYTTFESENIKLPRSSYEQSNVGKIIKFNDAQKGDLIFFKTNKSKQINHVGLIVEVNSDEIKFVHSSTSKGVIISSTKETYYQNSFAQINRVIE, from the coding sequence TTGAAAAAAATACTCATTTTCCTTCTTCTAACGATCGTTTTTACTTCTTGTAAATCGACATCAACTGCTGTGGGCAAAAATGAACCCAAAAAAGAAAACAGATACACCGTTAATAAATTAATCGAAAAAGCCGAAGACAATATTGGTGTTCGCTACAAAGCCGGCGGTACAACAAAAAGCGGTTTTGATTGTTCTGGATTAGTATATACTACATTTGAATCTGAAAACATAAAACTTCCCCGAAGTTCCTACGAACAATCAAATGTTGGAAAAATAATCAAATTTAACGATGCACAAAAAGGAGATTTAATTTTCTTTAAAACCAACAAAAGCAAGCAAATCAACCATGTTGGATTAATTGTAGAAGTCAATTCGGATGAAATTAAATTTGTACATTCTTCAACATCAAAAGGAGTTATAATTTCATCTACAAAAGAAACCTACTATCAAAATTCTTTTGCTCAAATTAACAGAGTAATCGAATAA
- a CDS encoding ComEC/Rec2 family competence protein — translation MKVLNFPLAKITISFILGIIASYYTKPSIVTAGIFLISSITIFCVLYFSSAKNKKLNIIFGISTSIVSFFIGILTLQLQTDSYQKSNYINSKTAFEKPQFIIFTLREKLKSNDFNDRYIAIINQIESKTYTGRIIVNIQKDSTKNKVILGNAIRVKTILQPNTSSKNPNQFDYAKYLSNKQIYGQVYCRKSEITINKNIKKDIWYYSGRLHSRIINNLEKAHFNKDEMNVALALILGQQQEISQDIIKDYQYSGTTHVLSVSGLHVGFIMLFINFILKPIPNTRKGSFIKLISILISLAIFAIISGLSPPVLRSVVMFSFLAVGNHLRRSGNIYHTLLVSVLLILLFEPYFLFDVGFQLSYLALFFILWLQPILKNIWTPKHKITIYIWNALTVSFAAQIGTLPVCLYYFHQFPGLFFVTNIIILPLLSFIMIAGIIVMIIAVFYSPPVILVVIFEKSIYLLNLMIHFVATFESFVIRDISFNFYYLVTIYLLIIAGTIWLNKPSFNKTISLLITIILVQISFIYTKKEIESQQELIVYNTKKNTLISERIGKNITFITSDSLSKNNISTSYLVANSGILKGTHRIKNTLFFNGKKILVLDSTGVYEDRIQPDILLLTQSPKINLDRVLQDLHPKIIIADASNSYSTQKIWKASCLKKNIPFHATAEKGFYKLN, via the coding sequence ATGAAAGTATTAAATTTTCCTTTGGCTAAAATCACAATTAGCTTTATTCTTGGCATCATAGCTTCGTATTATACAAAACCTTCTATAGTAACTGCCGGAATATTTCTTATTTCAAGCATAACAATATTCTGTGTTCTTTATTTTTCATCTGCTAAGAACAAAAAACTAAATATCATTTTTGGAATAAGCACATCTATTGTCTCCTTTTTTATTGGCATACTTACACTGCAATTGCAGACAGATTCTTATCAAAAATCAAATTACATCAATTCTAAAACAGCATTTGAGAAACCTCAATTTATAATTTTCACTTTGCGTGAAAAACTAAAGAGCAATGACTTCAATGATAGATATATTGCCATTATAAACCAAATTGAGAGCAAAACTTACACCGGAAGAATTATTGTAAACATTCAAAAAGACAGCACAAAAAACAAAGTTATTCTAGGAAATGCGATTCGGGTAAAAACAATTTTACAACCTAATACTTCAAGTAAAAATCCAAATCAATTTGATTATGCTAAGTATTTGTCCAACAAACAAATTTATGGACAGGTTTACTGTAGAAAATCTGAAATAACGATTAATAAAAATATTAAAAAAGATATTTGGTATTATTCCGGTCGTTTACATTCCAGAATAATAAATAATCTAGAAAAGGCTCATTTCAACAAAGACGAAATGAATGTTGCTCTTGCTCTTATTTTAGGGCAACAGCAAGAAATTTCACAAGACATCATAAAAGATTATCAATATTCCGGAACTACTCATGTATTATCTGTTTCGGGCTTGCATGTTGGCTTTATAATGTTGTTTATAAATTTTATTCTAAAACCAATTCCAAATACTCGAAAAGGCTCTTTCATAAAATTGATTTCTATTTTAATATCCCTGGCCATTTTTGCTATAATTTCCGGTTTATCACCACCAGTTTTGCGCTCGGTTGTCATGTTTTCATTTCTTGCCGTTGGAAATCATTTACGCAGAAGCGGAAACATTTATCACACTTTGTTGGTTTCTGTTTTATTAATATTACTATTCGAACCTTATTTCTTATTTGACGTTGGTTTTCAATTAAGTTATCTGGCTTTGTTTTTTATTCTTTGGTTACAACCGATTCTAAAGAATATCTGGACTCCAAAACATAAAATCACCATCTATATCTGGAACGCCTTAACCGTTTCGTTTGCTGCGCAAATTGGGACTTTGCCAGTTTGCTTGTATTATTTTCATCAATTTCCGGGATTGTTTTTTGTAACCAACATTATCATTCTACCGCTATTATCATTTATCATGATTGCCGGAATTATAGTTATGATTATTGCTGTTTTTTATAGCCCGCCAGTAATTCTGGTAGTCATTTTCGAAAAGAGTATTTACCTTTTAAATCTAATGATACACTTTGTGGCAACATTTGAATCGTTTGTAATTCGAGATATTAGTTTTAATTTTTACTATCTGGTGACCATTTATTTATTAATAATTGCCGGCACTATTTGGCTTAACAAACCCAGTTTCAATAAAACGATCTCACTTTTAATCACAATTATATTGGTCCAGATTTCCTTTATTTATACCAAAAAAGAAATCGAAAGTCAACAGGAATTAATTGTATACAACACCAAAAAAAACACTTTGATCTCTGAAAGAATTGGAAAAAATATCACTTTTATCACAAGTGATTCTCTTTCTAAAAATAATATTTCTACTTCTTACTTAGTTGCGAACTCCGGCATTTTAAAAGGTACTCACAGAATTAAGAACACACTATTCTTTAACGGAAAAAAAATTCTCGTATTAGACAGCACAGGAGTTTACGAAGATAGAATTCAACCGGATATATTGCTTCTTACTCAATCGCCAAAAATAAATTTAGATCGGGTTTTACAGGATTTGCATCCAAAAATAATAATTGCCGATGCTTCAAACTCTTATTCCACTCAGAAAATCTGGAAAGCCAGTTGCCTGAAAAAAAACATCCCCTTTCATGCAACAGCCGAAAAGGGGTTTTACAAATTAAACTAA
- a CDS encoding peptide MFS transporter — MENKITLEEIQNFKGTYPKQLWYLFFVEMWERFCFYGMRGVLTFFMVDQLLLKDEHANLQYGAIQAFVYAFTFIGGIFADKVLGFRKSLFFGGIVMILGNLLIAVAPHDLFYYGIAFSIIGTGFFKPNVSSMVGELYHEDDGRRDAGYGMFYAGINVGGLLGGALCIYLGKYYSWQLCFLSAAIVMFLGLVTFLFTKKYLGPIGDSPLLHLDTSKRRIREIAVYVISILSLPFIFIMVKNTDYTDYFMYTIGIVAVLYFAYELIKLGDIKMQKKLFAAFLFVFFYLLFNSIYEQSGGSLSLFAKDNLSDKLLFFHIDPNVVNNSSNTFFVVVLSPLIGLLWIWLGKRRIEPNTLIKFGIGFLFLGASFYIFYLTKFFANSKGIASLNVFTFAYLVTTIGELCLGPIGMSIITKLSPKRLFGMMMGLWFLASAFGQLFAGKLGAEISRSNTGDTLVSKLQSYTEGYYQLAIYSLVAGVVLIAISPIIRKLMQEVK; from the coding sequence ATGGAAAATAAAATCACTTTAGAAGAAATTCAAAATTTTAAAGGCACTTATCCAAAACAATTGTGGTATTTGTTTTTTGTTGAAATGTGGGAACGGTTTTGTTTCTACGGAATGCGTGGGGTACTTACGTTTTTTATGGTAGATCAGCTTTTGTTAAAAGATGAGCATGCCAATTTGCAATACGGGGCTATTCAGGCTTTTGTTTATGCGTTTACCTTTATCGGGGGTATTTTTGCTGATAAAGTATTGGGTTTTAGAAAATCATTGTTTTTTGGAGGAATCGTAATGATTCTTGGGAATCTTTTGATTGCTGTTGCGCCTCATGATTTGTTTTATTACGGAATCGCTTTCTCTATTATTGGAACCGGTTTTTTTAAGCCAAATGTTTCTTCAATGGTTGGAGAATTATATCACGAAGATGACGGAAGAAGAGATGCAGGTTACGGAATGTTTTATGCCGGAATAAATGTAGGAGGTCTTTTAGGAGGTGCTTTATGTATTTATTTAGGAAAATATTATTCATGGCAATTATGCTTTTTATCAGCTGCTATAGTAATGTTTTTAGGTTTAGTTACCTTTTTGTTTACTAAAAAATATTTAGGACCAATTGGAGATTCTCCATTGTTGCATTTAGATACTAGTAAAAGAAGAATTCGTGAAATTGCAGTATATGTTATCTCGATATTAAGCTTACCATTTATTTTTATAATGGTAAAAAATACTGACTATACAGATTATTTCATGTACACAATTGGTATAGTTGCAGTTTTATATTTTGCTTATGAATTAATAAAATTGGGTGATATAAAAATGCAGAAAAAGCTTTTTGCAGCTTTTTTGTTTGTGTTCTTTTATTTGCTGTTTAACTCTATTTATGAACAAAGTGGTGGGTCATTATCGCTTTTTGCAAAAGACAACCTAAGTGATAAATTATTGTTTTTCCATATAGATCCTAATGTAGTAAACAATAGTTCGAATACATTTTTCGTAGTAGTTTTAAGTCCGCTAATAGGTTTGTTATGGATTTGGCTTGGCAAAAGAAGAATTGAACCAAACACCTTGATTAAATTTGGAATCGGATTCTTGTTCTTGGGAGCTTCATTTTATATCTTTTATCTAACTAAGTTTTTTGCAAATTCTAAAGGTATTGCGTCTTTAAACGTATTTACTTTTGCTTATTTGGTAACAACAATTGGAGAGCTTTGTTTAGGTCCAATCGGAATGTCTATTATTACAAAATTGTCTCCAAAAAGACTATTTGGTATGATGATGGGATTGTGGTTCCTGGCAAGTGCTTTTGGACAATTATTTGCGGGGAAATTGGGTGCCGAAATTTCAAGATCAAACACAGGAGATACATTAGTTTCTAAGTTGCAATCGTATACAGAAGGATATTATCAATTGGCAATTTATTCTCTGGTTGCGGGAGTTGTTTTAATTGCAATTTCGCCAATTATTAGAAAATTAATGCAAGAAGTAAAGTAG
- the lpxB gene encoding lipid-A-disaccharide synthase, which yields MKYYIIAGEASGDLHGSNLMKALYEEDPQAEIRFWGGDLMQKAGGTLVKHYRELAFMGFVEVIFNLKTILNNIKICKKDITEFQPDVLIFIDYPGFNMRIAKWAKALNYKTHYYISPQIWAWKENRIKAIKQDVDKMFVILPFEKSFYEDKHHFPVDFVGHPLIDAIQNQPSFDEATFRKENQLGEKPIIAVLPGSRQQEITKMLSVMLSVVDDFQDYEFVIAGAPSQDYEFYQQFIKNKNIAFVSNKTYDLLRSSTAALVTSGTATLETALFKVPEVVCYKGSSISYQIAKRIITLKYISLVNLIMDQEVVTELIQSDCNTKRIKEELQKLLEPQYREKLLKNYDILEQKLGGVGASKKTAKLIVADLKLV from the coding sequence ATGAAGTATTACATAATAGCTGGCGAAGCCTCTGGAGATTTACATGGTTCAAATTTAATGAAGGCATTGTATGAAGAAGATCCTCAAGCCGAAATTAGATTCTGGGGTGGCGATTTAATGCAAAAAGCTGGCGGAACACTAGTAAAACACTATCGTGAATTGGCTTTCATGGGATTTGTTGAAGTTATTTTCAATCTGAAAACTATTTTAAATAATATAAAAATCTGCAAGAAAGACATCACTGAATTTCAGCCGGATGTCTTGATTTTCATTGATTATCCGGGCTTTAATATGCGTATTGCAAAATGGGCAAAAGCTTTAAATTATAAAACGCATTATTATATTTCTCCGCAAATTTGGGCTTGGAAAGAAAACAGAATTAAAGCTATAAAACAAGATGTTGACAAGATGTTTGTGATTTTGCCTTTTGAGAAAAGTTTCTACGAAGACAAGCATCATTTTCCGGTAGATTTTGTTGGACATCCGTTAATTGATGCAATTCAAAATCAACCTTCATTTGATGAAGCAACTTTTAGGAAAGAAAATCAGCTGGGAGAAAAACCAATTATTGCCGTTTTACCTGGAAGCCGCCAACAGGAAATCACCAAAATGCTAAGTGTTATGCTAAGTGTTGTTGATGATTTTCAGGATTATGAGTTTGTGATTGCAGGTGCTCCAAGTCAGGATTATGAGTTTTATCAGCAGTTTATAAAAAACAAAAACATCGCATTTGTTTCGAATAAAACCTACGATTTGCTTCGTTCGTCAACAGCAGCTTTGGTAACTTCAGGAACTGCAACTCTTGAAACAGCTCTTTTTAAAGTTCCGGAAGTAGTTTGCTATAAAGGAAGTTCGATTTCGTATCAAATTGCAAAACGTATTATTACTTTAAAATACATTTCGCTTGTTAATTTAATTATGGATCAGGAAGTTGTAACCGAATTGATTCAAAGTGACTGTAATACTAAACGCATCAAAGAAGAATTGCAAAAATTATTAGAACCTCAATATCGTGAGAAACTATTAAAGAATTATGATATTCTGGAGCAAAAATTAGGCGGAGTTGGCGCAAGTAAAAAAACGGCAAAACTTATTGTAGCTGATTTAAAACTGGTTTAA
- a CDS encoding thioredoxin family protein, which produces MTQKLLILLFFLGSFFVHSQNLVWKTNMTDAIAISNEQRKPMLILFTASGVPENLQNEIFKTPDFAVWSRDNVILVKLDLSDSTTADGDREQNLKLKSAFGVEDLPEVCYASASIRKNKTTFSALGKIAYRPGGAKAWIAESNSILHPSE; this is translated from the coding sequence ATGACCCAAAAATTACTTATCCTACTGTTTTTTTTAGGTTCATTTTTTGTGCATTCGCAAAACTTAGTTTGGAAGACAAACATGACAGATGCTATTGCAATAAGTAATGAACAGAGAAAGCCAATGTTAATTTTATTCACTGCTTCAGGTGTACCGGAAAATCTTCAAAATGAAATCTTCAAAACCCCTGATTTTGCCGTTTGGTCACGTGACAATGTGATCTTGGTGAAACTGGATCTGTCTGATTCTACTACTGCTGATGGAGATAGAGAACAAAACCTTAAGCTGAAAAGCGCTTTTGGTGTTGAGGATTTGCCGGAGGTTTGTTATGCAAGCGCCTCTATCCGAAAAAATAAAACGACTTTTAGTGCACTGGGAAAAATTGCATATAGACCTGGTGGTGCTAAAGCCTGGATTGCTGAATCAAATTCTATTTTGCATCCAAGCGAATAA
- a CDS encoding thioredoxin family protein, whose translation MTKKLLILLFFLSSFLMKSQNLVWKTSIVDAVALSNEERKPMLILFTANYASNDLQMEVFETPDFEKWSDENVVLVKIDLSDPSVSAEVREQNAVLKNAFGVENLPEVCFANASIRKGKTFFDSFGKVHYSSGGVKKWISESDFILNP comes from the coding sequence ATGACTAAAAAACTACTTATTCTATTGTTTTTTTTAAGTTCATTTTTAATGAAATCGCAAAACTTAGTCTGGAAAACGAGTATAGTTGATGCGGTTGCTCTAAGTAATGAAGAAAGAAAACCGATGTTAATTTTATTTACGGCCAATTATGCTTCAAATGATTTGCAAATGGAAGTGTTTGAAACTCCAGATTTTGAGAAATGGTCTGATGAAAATGTTGTTTTGGTTAAAATTGATTTGTCTGATCCATCTGTTTCTGCGGAGGTCAGAGAACAAAACGCAGTATTGAAAAATGCTTTTGGAGTAGAAAATTTGCCGGAGGTCTGTTTTGCAAATGCTTCAATTAGGAAAGGAAAAACTTTTTTTGATTCATTTGGGAAAGTCCATTATAGTTCAGGTGGAGTAAAAAAATGGATCTCAGAATCTGATTTTATTTTGAATCCCTAA
- the surE gene encoding 5'/3'-nucleotidase SurE, protein MKSEKPLILVTNDDGILAPGIRALISVMETIGEVVVVAPDKPQSAMGHAITINNTLFLDKLSKEDDLITEYSCSGTPVDCVKLAVNEILKRKPDLCVSGINHGSNSSINVIYSGTMSAAVEAGIEGIQAIGFSLLDFDWNADFEQIKSFVKKITLETLANKLPAGVVLNVNFPKLKEKEIKGIKICRQAKAYYAQKFDKRQTPFGKDYYWLTGKFTNEDKGEDTDEWALENGYISVVPVQFDLTAHHAMQQLNTWKLNE, encoded by the coding sequence ATGAAAAGCGAAAAACCACTAATATTAGTCACCAATGATGACGGTATTTTAGCTCCAGGAATCAGAGCTTTAATAAGCGTTATGGAAACTATTGGCGAAGTTGTCGTAGTTGCTCCTGACAAACCTCAAAGCGCCATGGGACATGCCATAACCATTAATAACACTTTGTTTCTGGACAAACTCTCAAAAGAAGATGACCTTATAACTGAATATAGCTGCTCAGGAACTCCTGTTGATTGTGTAAAATTGGCAGTAAATGAAATCTTAAAAAGAAAACCGGATTTATGTGTTTCAGGAATCAATCACGGTTCAAACTCTTCTATAAATGTAATTTATTCAGGAACGATGAGTGCTGCTGTTGAAGCAGGAATTGAAGGCATTCAGGCTATCGGGTTTTCATTATTAGATTTTGACTGGAATGCAGATTTTGAGCAAATAAAATCATTCGTAAAAAAAATTACTTTAGAAACACTTGCCAATAAATTACCGGCAGGCGTCGTTTTAAATGTCAATTTTCCGAAACTAAAAGAAAAAGAAATCAAAGGAATTAAAATTTGTCGTCAGGCGAAAGCTTATTATGCGCAGAAATTTGACAAACGCCAAACTCCTTTCGGGAAAGATTATTATTGGCTTACAGGAAAATTCACCAACGAAGACAAAGGTGAAGATACTGACGAATGGGCTTTAGAAAACGGATATATTTCTGTAGTTCCCGTGCAATTTGACTTAACAGCGCATCATGCTATGCAACAACTTAATACTTGGAAATTAAATGAATAA